Proteins encoded by one window of Glycine soja cultivar W05 chromosome 15, ASM419377v2, whole genome shotgun sequence:
- the LOC114387322 gene encoding PLASMODESMATA CALLOSE-BINDING PROTEIN 1-like, translated as MGVRSWRHVLFSLCLLFNSGLCKATTLREEEHQEISYEFGTKLDAVPVVNPTTPGTTNPYPTLNPTTPQAPGSTGQTPSTPPTTPYMTPINPYTNPTTPKTSPTNPYTNPTTPTMTPPSPTTTPTTPTTPTTASSGGQWCVASQSAAENTLKVALDYACGYGADCSAIQPGASCYNPNTLKDHASYAFNDYYQKNPAPTSCAFGGTATLTNKDPSNGNCRYTSSKTPSMTPPTPTYVSPPNPPSTMTPTTPTTMTPSAPSTMTPTTPGIMTPTAPGMTTIPGGASVYGTGPAGSPNTATFASHSEVLLLTLFGLWASLRVENYI; from the exons ATGGGAGTTAGAAGTTGGCGCCATGTGTTGTTCTCCTTGTGTCTTCTCTTCAATTCAG GTCTATGTAAAGCCACAACACTAAGAGAAGAAGAACACCAAGAAATCTCATATGAATTTGGTACCAAGTTGGATGCAGTTCCTGTAGTAAACCCTACAACTCCAGGCACAACAAATCCATACCCTACACTAAACCCAACAACTCCTCAAGCACCTGGCTCAACAGGACAAACCCCATCAACCCCACCCACAACCCCATACATGACCCCTATAAACCCTTACACAAACCCCACAACCCCGAAAACAAGCCCTACAAACCCATACACTAACCCTACAACTCCAACTATGACTCCACCTAGCCCAACTACTACTCCCACAACCCCAACCACTCCTACTACTGCATCATCAGGTGGTCAATGGTGTGTTGCAAGCCAATCAGCTGCAGAGAACACTCTGAAGGTGGCTCTTGACTATGCTTGTGGCTATGGTGCAGACTGTTCTGCAATTCAACCTGGAGCAAGCTGTTACAACCCAAATACTCTGAAAGACCATGCTTCTTATGCATTCAATGACTACTACCAGAAGAATCCTGCTCCTACAAGCTGCGCATTTGGAGGAACTGCCACACTTACAAACAAGGATCCTA GTAATGGGAACTGCCGCTATACATCCTCCAAAACACCAAG CATGACTCCACCAACACCAACTTATGTAAGCCCCCCAAATCCACCAAGCACCATGACCCCAACAACACCAACTACTATGACCCCATCTGCACCAAGTACTATGACACCAACTACACCAGGTATCATGACCCCAACTGCACCAGGCATGACAACAATTCCTGGTGGAGCCTCAGTCTATGGTACAGGACCAGCAGGAAGCCCCAACACAGCAACATTTGCTTCACATTCTGAAGTGCTTCTACTTACCTTATTTGGCTTGTGGGCTTCGCTTCGTGTAGAAAATTACATCTAG